The nucleotide window GGTTTCTCTTTCTTCTTACCTGACTCACAGGTTTTAACTTATGAATTTGGCGAAGGGCTTCCAGGACAGGTAGCAAAAACGAAAACTTCGATTATTTCAAATTCAATTCCTGAAAGATACATTAATGTAGTTTCAGGTCTAGGTGACGCCTCTCCTAACTCCTTAATGATATCTCCAATCCTTAATGATGACGATGTTTTAACCGGAGTAGTCGAACTAGCATCTTTCAATAATTTCACTAAAGATGATAGAGAAATTCTTGACAATGTAACCAAATGGTTCACTGAAAATTAATTGATGAGCTCTTGAAGTAAATTATAATATATGTTCTTCCAAGATTTAAAGATACGTACCAAAATTACAATCATAATGCTACTCGTAGTAACAATTACGGTAGCCATTATATCATTCCTTTCCTATATTCAGACAGAGGATTCTGTTGAACGTAGATACTCGGAAACTTTTGACGTTATCAGTACTCTGAAGTCTGAACAGATTGATCAGAAGTTCAAGTATATCGAACAAAACTTAAAGTATATGGCAAAATCAGCTTTGATTGTATCCAATACTACAAAGTTGAAATACTTGTTCAAGACAAAATCAAGATCATATAAAGACTCAACATACTACGCGATCAAGAGAACACTTGATAATGAACTTTTCCCTAAACAAATTGTAAATGGTTATTCCAATATCATTATTACAGACAACAAGGGTAATGTATTGTATACTTCCTACACTTTTCCTGCATCAGTAATTGTTGGGGATAGAAATAAGAAGTTCGAGAAAATAATCAAACAAGCGAAAACAAAAACATATTTCTCTGAGCCATTTAATACTGAGAAAGGTGTTCATATGTACATTGTTTCTCCAAGAATGAAATCAAGGTATGGAGAACTTGGGCATGTCATTATTCTATATTCACTTCAGAAAAACATCTACCCTATTGTTGAAAATAGGACTGGATTAGGAGACACCGGTGAAATTTTATTATCTAGGATGTCTGAAGGAGCATCTAAAAATGTCACTATTATCTCACCCCTAAAAGGCTCACAAAACCTTCTAACTGAAGTAATTTCAGAAGGAGATCCAAAAAATGTTGCCATACAAAAAGCAGCAAAAGGCGACTCTAAGGATTTTGGTTATGATACAGACTGGAGAGACAAGAAAACAATATCCTACTGGAACTACATTCCAACAACTAAATGGGGTCTCGTTGTAAAAATTGATTACGATGAGATTAAAAGTGGCCTTAATGGCTTAATCTTAACCTTCGTATATACAGCCATCATTATCATTCTTATAGTAATGTTGATTGCTGTCATCTTCTCAAAATTCTTAACTAGTCCTATCATCCGACTAAAGAACCGATTAAATTATATCGCAAAAGGTATCCTGCCACATGAAGTAGCTGACGATATCCAGAACGATGAAATTGGTGAAATGTCGATGGCTGTTCAAGAAGTAGTAAATGGTATGAAGAGAACTGCCAACTTTGCTGAGCAGATTGGTGAAGGGAATTATGACGCCGTATACTCTGCCTTATCAGAAGATGATACACTAGGTAATGCACTTCTTTCAATGAGAGATAGTATCCAAAAAGCGGAGAAAAGAGATCATGAAAGAAACTGGATTATTACGGGTGAAGCTGAGATAGGTCAAATCCTCCGTAACCACAACGATCTAATTGAATTAGGAGACGAAGTCGTAGCATATACAACTGAGAAAATCAACGCCGTACAAGGTGCTTTCTATGTAGTTGAGGGTGCTACAGATGAACTTCCTATAGAAGAACAAAGTATTGAGCTTATCAGTACTTATGCATATAACAAAAAGCGTTTCTTAAAAAAGAAATTCCATTTCACAGAAGGTCTAGTAGGACAAGCTGCTATTGAAATGGAGATGATATTAAGAACAGAGATCCCAAGTAATTACCTTTCAATTACTTCTGGTTTATTAGGTGAAACAAAACCAAAATCAATCCTTATCATGCCATTGATTGCCAATGAAAAGGTATACGGTTTATTAGAGTTCGCCTCATTAGAAGACTTCTCTACTATGACTCTAGAGTTTGTGAAGGAGATTTCACAAATCATTGCCAGAACGATCTTCAACATTAAGATTAACGAAAGAACAGTTCGATTACTGAAGGAGTCTCAACAAATGTCTTCTGAACTTTCTGTCCAACAAGAGATCTTAAGACAGAATGCTGAAGAAATGGAGTCCACACAAGAAGAATTACAACGCACTAATCACAGATTAGAAGAGCAAGTGGAAGAAGTGAAAAATTCTCAAAACAGACTTCAATCATTATTAGAAAACGCCTCTGAGGTGATTACAATTTTTGATAGTAACGCAAAAATCAAATTTGTATCTCCATCATCTAAACGAATTTTAGGGTATAAACCAACTGATTTAATTGACTCATCTTACCTTTCTAACTTACATAAAGAGAGTATTGAACCAGTTAAGAAGTTCATCAATGATTTAGTCGAGTCTGAAGATAAAGCGACATTACAATTAGAGTATCGCTACAAACTTCAAGATGGTAGATATATTTGGCTGGAAGCTACAGGTATTAACCTTAGTCATGTTCCTGCAATCGAAGGTATAGTAATCAACGCACAAGATATTACGGAAAGAAGAAGAGCAGAGACGGAAAGACGTATGAGAACGCAAATGCAGGCACTTTCTGAAAACTCACTTGATCTTATCCAAAGGTTAAACACTGAAGGGCAAATCTTCTACACCAACCCTATTATAGAAGAATTGACAGGTCTATCCGCTGATCTTTTTGTGAATCAGAAACTTGACGACACCTCTCTTCCAAAAACAATAATTGATGAATGGAAGAATTTACTGATTGAGGTATCTTCTACTTCAGAAAAGTCTACGAAAGAAGTCGAATTCCCTACAGCAAGCGGAAATAGATTTATGACCGTAACTGCAATCCCTGAATTCAATGAATCGAATGAGTTTGAAAGTGCTCTGTTTGTTTCACATGATATCACTGAAAGGAAAAAGGTTGAACTTGACATCTTATTAAAGAACAAGAAAATTACAGAGTCTATTAATTATGCCAAACGTATCCAAGGTGCAATCATCCCAGATACTGACCTAATTAAGAGAGACTTAACAGATTGCTTTATCTTCTACAAACCTAGAGATGTTGTTAGTGGCGACTTCCCTTGGTATTTCAAAAAAGGTAAAGACATATATATTGCAGCCGTTGACTGTACAGGTCATGGTGTACCAGGTGCATTAATTTCATTAATTGGTTACTTTATCTTAAACGATATCGTTCAGAACAATGAACACATTACTCCTGGCAATATGCTTGACCTTCTACACCAAGGT belongs to Flammeovirga agarivorans and includes:
- a CDS encoding PAS domain S-box protein, coding for MLLVVTITVAIISFLSYIQTEDSVERRYSETFDVISTLKSEQIDQKFKYIEQNLKYMAKSALIVSNTTKLKYLFKTKSRSYKDSTYYAIKRTLDNELFPKQIVNGYSNIIITDNKGNVLYTSYTFPASVIVGDRNKKFEKIIKQAKTKTYFSEPFNTEKGVHMYIVSPRMKSRYGELGHVIILYSLQKNIYPIVENRTGLGDTGEILLSRMSEGASKNVTIISPLKGSQNLLTEVISEGDPKNVAIQKAAKGDSKDFGYDTDWRDKKTISYWNYIPTTKWGLVVKIDYDEIKSGLNGLILTFVYTAIIIILIVMLIAVIFSKFLTSPIIRLKNRLNYIAKGILPHEVADDIQNDEIGEMSMAVQEVVNGMKRTANFAEQIGEGNYDAVYSALSEDDTLGNALLSMRDSIQKAEKRDHERNWIITGEAEIGQILRNHNDLIELGDEVVAYTTEKINAVQGAFYVVEGATDELPIEEQSIELISTYAYNKKRFLKKKFHFTEGLVGQAAIEMEMILRTEIPSNYLSITSGLLGETKPKSILIMPLIANEKVYGLLEFASLEDFSTMTLEFVKEISQIIARTIFNIKINERTVRLLKESQQMSSELSVQQEILRQNAEEMESTQEELQRTNHRLEEQVEEVKNSQNRLQSLLENASEVITIFDSNAKIKFVSPSSKRILGYKPTDLIDSSYLSNLHKESIEPVKKFINDLVESEDKATLQLEYRYKLQDGRYIWLEATGINLSHVPAIEGIVINAQDITERRRAETERRMRTQMQALSENSLDLIQRLNTEGQIFYTNPIIEELTGLSADLFVNQKLDDTSLPKTIIDEWKNLLIEVSSTSEKSTKEVEFPTASGNRFMTVTAIPEFNESNEFESALFVSHDITERKKVELDILLKNKKITESINYAKRIQGAIIPDTDLIKRDLTDCFIFYKPRDVVSGDFPWYFKKGKDIYIAAVDCTGHGVPGALISLIGYFILNDIVQNNEHITPGNMLDLLHQGVTKTLRQDSNSSTRDGMDIALAKIDLESKVVEYAGAHRPLYVYKTATEEFTQVKGDKFPVGGEYKTRTSFTTHQITLDEGDEIFMFSDGYPDQFGGDENRKFGAKRIRELIMNTEHSSMQEIAKTFSETFINWKGNAKQTDDVIMIGIRF